AACCAATGTTGGTCGTCATGATGATGATGGTATTCTTGAAATTGGCTACCCGACCTTTATTATCGGTAAGCCTGCCGTCATCCAGCACCTGTAGTAAGATATTAAATACATCAGGATGTGCTTTTTCAATCTCGTCTAACAAGATTACTGAATATGGCTTGCGGCGCACGGCTTCGGTCAACTGCCCTCCTTCATCGTAGCCTACGTAGCCGGGAGGTGCTCCAATTAATCGGCTCACAGCGTGGCGTTCCTGGTACTCCGACATATCAATCCGTACCATGTTGTTCTCGTCATCAAACAAGAACTCGGCTAGGGCTTTTGCTAGCTCAGTTTTACCCACCCCGGTAGTGCCTAAGAAAATGAAAGAACCAATCGGGCGTTTGGGGTCTTGCAATCCTGCTCGGCTGCGGCGTACTGCGTCTGACAAAGCCTCAATTGCTTCTTGCTGTCCGGCTACCCGCTGGCTTAGTTTATCTTCCAGGTTTAATAGCTTTTCCCGCTCACCCTGTAGCATTTTAGCAACCGGAACGCCCGTCCACTTAGCCACTACTTCTGCAATATCTTCGGCGCTTACTTCTTCCTTTAGCAGTGAGCTTCCTTGTTGCATATCGGCTAGCTTTTGCTGTAACTCAGCCAGTTTTTGCTCACTTTCACCCACTTTCCCGTAACGAATTTCGGCCACTTGTCCGTAGTCGCCCGCTCGTTCGGCTTGCTCAGCTTCTACTTTGTAGCGATCTAGTTTTTCTTTCTCCTCTTGAATACCCTTAATTACAGCCTTCTCGTTCTCCCATTTAGCTTTCAGCCCTTTTCGTTGGTCTTCCAATTCAGAAATATCCTTATTAAGCTGGGCTTCTTTCTCTTTATCCTTCTCTCGCCGGATGGCTTCTCGTTCAATTTCTAACTGCATGATCTTCCGGTTTAGCTCATCCAACTCTTCGGGCAACGAATCAATCTCCATTCGTAACCGAGCGGCAGCCTCATCCATCAGGTCAATTGCTTTATCTGGTAGGAATCGGTCGCTAATATATCGGTTAGAAAGCTCTACGGCAGCGATTACGGCATCGTCTTTCACCTGCACTCCGTGGTGCAATTCGTAGCGATCTTTAATACCCCGCAGAATAGAAATAGCATCGGCGGTATCTGGTTCATTTACCATCACCGTTTGGAAGCGTCGCTCCAGTGCTTTATCCTTTTCAATGTATTTTTGATACTCTTTCAGCGTTGTGGCTCCGATGGCGTGTAACTCACCCCGAGCCAAAGCTGGTTTTAATAAATTAGCCGCATCCATGGCTCCTTCTCCACCACCACCGGCACCAATCAGCGTATGTATCTCGTCAATGAATAAAATAATCTGTCCATCAGAATCGGTTACTTCTTTAATTACTGATTTAAGACGCTCTTCAAACTCTCCTTTGTACTTAGCTCCCGCTACTAGTAGGCCCATATCCAAGGCCACAATGGTTTTGGTCTTTAGATTTTCGGGCACATCACCATCAACAATCCGCTGAGCTAGTCCTTCTACGATTGCGGTTTTACCCACACCTGGCTCTCCAAGCAGAATAGGATTGTTTTTAGTACGACGTGCCAAAATCTGCAAAACCCGGCGTATTTCTTCATCCCGCCCAATTACCGGATCAATTTTGCCCGCCTTTGCCAACTGATTCAGGTTTTTGGAATAACGCTCCAGCGACTTATACTTGGCCTCAGCGTTCTGATCAGTCACCCGATCACCCCCCCGCAATTCCTGAATAGCAGCCTTCAACTCCTTTTCTGCAAACCCCACCTGCTTCATTAACGAAGCTACTTTTTCTCTTCCTGCTAATAATCCGAGCAATATATGCTCCACAGCAATATACTCATCTTGAAAATCCTTCAAGTAACTTTCGGCTTTACGTAATGCAGCAGCACTATCATTAGATAGGTAAGGCTGCTGACCACTTACCTTGGGGTAGGAATGGATAGCGGTAGCTGTGCCATCATCTAGCTGCGTACGATTAATGCTTAATTTATTGAGCACAAATGAAATCATATTTTCATCGGCCTGAAGCACTGCTTTCAGTATGTGTCCGGGCTCAATAGCTTGCTGCTCATTGGTATTAGCAATAGTAGCAGCCTTTTGTATCACCTCCTGTGATTTTATTGTATAGTTTTCCAAGTTCATATACTAACCTCCTTTTTATGTCGTGTTTATTACCAATATATCAAAACTATCGCCAAAGCTACTTATCAGGCTTTTTATGCCATTTTGACATTAAAAAAGCAATTATTTTCATAAAATCAGCCAATATGACACTCGCTTATATCGTAGAGCATACTGATTCTCTATACTTAAATAGTGATTTTATGTTTTCTGCGTTTTGTTCAACATTTATATCTACTTTTGAGTAATATCTTAGTTGGGTGACATAATTCACTATCTTCTCGCTTTTTACTCTCCAACGGGTGTAATTTTTTCTTTGCTATCATTAGTCTACTTACTGTTACAAGTGCAGGTTGAGATGTGAGACCACGAAAAAGCCAGGATCATTATGTTCTGAGCATTTTCTCTTACTTTTTTTTATGAGATTACAAAACAGGATAGTATCAGGCTTAGGATGGACATCTCTAGCCTCATTTGGCTCTCAAGGATTGCGGCTACTTTTCAAATTAGTGCTGGCTAAGCTATTACTCCCCGAAGATTACGGTATTATTGGCATGGCGGCAGTCTTCATCGGATTTATAGAGGTAGTAAGCGAGATGGGGATGGTTTCGGCACTTATTCAACGGCCTAAAGAAAAGTTATACCCTCAGCATTATGCTACTGCCTTTTGGCTAAATGTAGCCATTGCTTTACTTGGTTATGTTCTGATTGTATTGGTGGTATCACCCCTAGCGGTATGGTTTTATGAGGAGCCCATTTTGGGAGAAGTTATGCCACTTTTAGCTCTGCCCTTTATATTTAATACCTTCTACGCCATACCGAAGGCTAAACTCAGTAAAAGCTTAAAATTTAAACCTCAGGCTATTGCAGAAGTAATGTCCGTGCTGGTTGGAGGAATAGTAGCTACTATTTTAGCTTTCCGAGGTTGGGGAGTTTGGGCGTTAGCATGGAATGGAGTCATGGTTTCTTTAGTAGCTGCCTCGATCTATTGGTTGTACGTGCGGTGGTTACCACAACTTGCCTTTAGCCGACAAGCTTTCCACGAACTATTTGGGTTTGGTAGTAAAGTAATGATTGAGCGAATCTTCCACTTTTTTACCCTAAACGTAGATTATTTACTGATTGGGAAGCTGATTGGTGGAGCCGCCTTGGGTGCATATACTTTAGGATTTGTGCTGACGAACACCTTAGTAAAGCAGCTAACTAACGTACTAAATAAAGTAATGTTTCCGGCTTACTCATCTATTCAGAAAAGTAAGGATGCCATTGCCAAATATTTTTTGCATACCAGCAAAATGAGCCAGCTAATCGTATTTCCGATGATGCTGGGGTTAGTGGTTTTGGCCAAACCGATCATCCAGGTGGGATTCGGTACTCAATGGATGATAGCCGTTACTCCCCTACAAATTTTAGCATTAGCTACTATTCTAAATGGTCTATCAGCCAATGCTACCGTTATTATGCGTAGCGTAGGGCGATCTGACCTATCCATGAAATTGAGTATTAGCTCAACTTTGCTATCTACTATTCCGGGAGTAACCGTAGGTGCTTTACTTTTTGGTATTAATGGTGCCGCAGCCGGCATTCTAATTGATCGGGTATTCAGATTCTTCTGGTACCAGAGAACTGTACATCGCCTCATTGGTGTACATTATTTAGCTCTTCTCAAAATGGCCTTTAGGCCATTCTTAGCTTGTTTGCTCATTGGTGGGCTAGCCAAACTACTGTATCACTTACATCCAGTTTCTGCTTGGCCTCATTTACTCATTGGTGGAACATTTATTAGTACTGGCTATTTGTGGTATCTGCTAAGTTTTGAGCGAGAGCTCCTTGATAAGGTTTTGGTAGTTACTAAAATTCAAGATAAAGTAGTTGCGCCAGTTATCAAGTACATCAACTCTTAGCGCAGGAGTATTACTAATAGGGTTACGGACTTGGTTCAATTGACCAACTTATAGCTTTTTCCTTTCTTTTCAATTGCTTTGTGTTAATATGAGTAAAAATTGTATAACAAAATATATTTTATGTTCAAATTAATTTTTATAAAAATTTGATAATCAGGTGATTACAATATAATTGTATATCTATATTAATTTTTTGTTAAAATTTCAATCAAATAAAGTTACACAAAACAATTGCAGACTCATCCTGTTAGAGAGATATTATTTTAACACAAAATTACGACTATGAAAACGAATGCATTTATTTTCTTCCTAGCTGGTTTGTTCATGACCACCTTGACTTTTGCCCAAGATGCCGGAGAGAAAGACATCGTGGCACTGGCTATGGAGCAAGACAACCTATCTACCTTAGTAGAGGCAGTAAAGGCAGCTGAACTAGTAGAAACACTACAAAGCGCAGGACCATTTACCGTATTTGCTCCTACCAACGAAGCATTTGCTGCTCTTCCTGCAGGAACTTTAGAAACTTTGCTAAAGCCAGAAAATAAGGACAAGTTGGTATCTGTTCTAACTTACCATGTAGTATCTGGTGAAGTAGCGTCTACTGATCTGTCGGATGGTATGGTTGCTACTACTGTAGAAGGTAGCGATGCTGAAGTAATGTTACAGGGCGGTGAGGCTATGATTGAAGGGGCTAAAGTAGTAGCTGCTGATGTGAAGGCTTCTAACGGTATTGTTCACATTATTGATGCAGTAATCTTACCTCCTAGTATGATGGAAACTGCTCAAGGTGAAGATGAGAATGAAGATAATGACTAATCTTTAAATCCTCAGATAACAAGAAGGGCTATTTGCGCTAAGCATGTAGCCTTTTTTGTTGTAAAAATCCACATCATAAATCGCAGAATTAGTGTTTCTGCCGAGTAGTTTGCTCAGTTAGTGCTGTACAGCAAACTTTGTATTTTTAAGCACCCAAGCTCTTAGGAAAGATACCGTAACTCTCAAGGTTTTAATGATAACGTAGCCAAATCTCAGAGGGCTATGAATCATACCGTAGTGATATCTAGTCACAAGCCGATTGGGCGATTTTATTGATTTTAAAGACGTTAGAAAAGTCTTCCAGGTTGGATTCATAATGTAACTAACTCCGGTGTTTTCTACAACGCTCATTACGATAGCTTTTGTTGCTACTTGCAACTTATATCCAGCATAAATTGCCCTTCTGCTAAAATCATAATCAGCCAGATACTGAGGAAATCGGTCAAAATCAAATAGGCCTATTTTATTGAATACTTCTACTGGAATGAGCATACCTCTTCCAGGCAAGGCATCAGAAGGTAAGTAGGTATACTTTTGCACTACTTTGTTATATCGATTCTCCGAAATGGTAGGCCGCCCCTTTGCGGTATATGGATTCCATTTTTCGCCCAAAAAGGCTACATGCTCTGGGTTGTTCAGGTGTACGGATATTGAACCTATTAAGCAGGGCTTATTCTGGTCATAAGCCTGTACCAATTCTGTTAGATAGTCTTCCTTAACTTCTAGGTCGTTGTTCAGAGCAAGAACAAAGTCAGATTCTGTTGCCTGTTTCAAAGCATGCTCGATGCCCATATTGGTAGCACCTGTCCACCATAAATTCCCATCGCCTTCCAATACAACAACATTGGGATATTCAGCGTTAACCTTCTCAGTTGTATTATCTGAAGACCCATCATTTACTACGATCGTCTGATAATTTGCATACTCCTGTTTCTCTAAGGTAGCCAGACATCGCAGTGTGTACTCGATATTATTATAGACGGGGATAACAATAAATATTTTTCGTTCCATACTCAATAATTTAAACTGCCACTGTGGCTAAATTTATTGCTAGACTAGTACCTCGAGTAACGTACTTCTCTCGCTTAATAGGAATCCCGAAACGATACAAAAGGGCTATCGCTAGCGACTTCACTACTTCTTTGGCGGAAACATCTACTTCTCGGTAGATCGATGCCGCTTTTACAAAATTAAGTTTAAGCATATATAGCCGGAAGAACTTTTTTTTCTCCCGCAGTAGGTAGGCATCATAAAACTTTCGGTAGTAGCCCTCTCCAAAGTGAGCCACAAGTTGAGGCTTCCACAGAGACAAAGAATTAGTAATACCGTTTATTCGCTTTTGATAAGAATTGGTCATCTTTACTCGAGAAATATCTATAGCCTCTGATGGTAAAGACAGGTATTCATCACTCGATTTTATATTAATACCCTGGAATGCCAGTGTCAACCACAGATCATGATCCACGCCGTTTTTTACCTGTTCATTATACCCGCCGTATCGCTGTAAAGTTGATGTAAAGTAAAATTGAGAAGCAACGGGAGGAGTATAGCCTTGCTGCACGTAATCAATCAGTGGCCCTTCTAATGACTGGTAATTTGCGTAGACTGTCTGCCCCAACGAATCAATGGTAATAGAGCCACAGCAGAAGCACCAATTTTCATCGTAGTGCCCGGCTAATTTGACAAATTCTTCCAGATAATTGGGTTTCCAAGAGTCGTCGTCATCTACAAATGTAAAGTATGTGCCCTGGCTATTGAATATTGCGGTATTACGGGCAGCCGCTAAGCCTTGGTTTTTCTCATGACGTATGTAGCGAATCCTTCTATCTTGATCTAACAGGTGGTGGACGTAATCTTCGGTTCCATCACTAGAGCAGTCATCAACAATAATGAGCTCAAGGTTAGCATACGTTTGGTTCAATACTGATTCAACCGCTCGATTCAGCATCTCTTTCCGGTTAAATGTAGTAATACAAACGGTTACCATCTTATCTTTAAGCATACGATACTGTCTTTTTGTCGTCTATCAATTCTTCTTCACTTCGCATGTTGGCAACGTATTGGCTTAGAAACACCAATCCCCAAAAAAAAGGTTTATCAAAATACCCTTCGGCAACCCCCATTCCTAAAATTAGAATGAAAAATACCACGCTAATAAAAGGGTGCAAATCAGAGTAATGCACTACCTGCCTAAAACTAAAAAACATAGCTCCAAAATAGATAAGCGAACCAACGATGCCCCACTGGGCTATCTGTTTGGTTAGTCCGTTATGCCTGGTTTTAACATCTAACGGATTATAGAATGTTTGCTCAAAGATACCCCGCCCTAAAATAGGGTATTTTACAAAGTCATCGTAATCCCATATGGCACTACTTAAGCGGGTATGCCCAACCTGATCGCTTTCAGTCATCATATCTTTCATATCCCCTCGGGATATTTCTTCATCTATTTTCTCACCGATAAATGGTAGCGCAACGTAGGCGTAAGCAAAAGCACCAAGTAAAATGGGTACGGTAACTATTTTTACCAGAAGCGTTTGATTCAAGAAGAAGTAAAAGAAAATTAATACTGCTAATAACAAGAAAACCGTGGTCGATAGGGTAGATAGCAACGTGATTATTAATATCACACTTTTTCGGTCTTTTAAGCTATTTGTGCGAGCCAAGTTAAACATTAGAGCAATCAGTAAATAGCCACCAAAAGCCGCAGGCTCCCAAAATGGCCCGCAATTGCGGTACATGCCACCAGGACGATCTAAATTAAGCTGATAAACAATCAGTGATTTAACCGAACCCCCTGGTTCAAAGGGCGGAGAAACCCCTACTGCACTAAATATACCATCAAAGGCACCAGTGATGAATAAAGGTATGAAGAAGAAAAAACTAGCAAGTGAGAAAAAAACAATAATGTCTACGAAATATGTGGCAAATTTCTGTTTGACAATTGCTAGAACAAAAAAGCCTACCGAAATTTTAACTACCAATCCGATGTACGTATTTCGGGGAAAATAGCTAAACCGTAAGCTGTGAAGGCAGGCTAGAATTAAGAAAGAAAACAGGATAAAGAAGAAATACCCACTAAAGCCTTCTCTTCTAAGCAGAAATATTAAAAAGGCGAATCCGAGAACACCAATCATCGGAATATCGCCATTAAAGAAGGGCATACCAGAGATAGCTGCTAGTAAATACACTAGCAGATAATCAATTGCTTTATTTTGCTCTGGTAACTGAATGGTCATGCTTCTTATTTCTTATTTGATAAACCTAATATCTCTTCTACCTCAGTCCACATTGCATTATTTAAACGTTGGTGTTCTGCAACTGTCGATGCAATATTATCTATCGCTTTTTGGCGAGATTCTCCTGCATCTAACTGCACTATTTTAGCTCGCACCTTTTGAGGATCATCTAGAGGAGAAACTAAGAAGTCTTGGCATTTGTATTCCTCCATCACCCGCTCAAATTTATGACTCCACCGGGTTCCTAAGCAGGGTACCGTTTGTGATAAAGTACTAATCAAACCGTGAAATCTAGAACTTATCACAATATGGCATTGAGAAATAACTCCCCTTAACACTAACGGATCATTATCGTAAACAATATCAATGGGTTTACCTACTAGCTTTTGTAACTCCTCGGCTACCGGATAATCTACCCGTTCGTGTACTAACACAAAGGGATTCATCCCCAACTCAGTAAAGCTGTCAAAGCATTCTTTGAGAAACGGAAGGTAACGTGGACCTATCTGATCATCAGTACTATCAATCATTCGGTGATTAGGAATGATACAAGCCTGACGAGGTTGTGGTCGATATAAATCGGTGACCTTACCCTTCAGGGCACCAGTAAAGTCAGGGGCTTGTTTGATTTTGTTTACGTGATGGTTGAGCGATGTAGCAAATTCGTAAGACGACTTATCGCGGGCGAATACCAGTTCTACATTATCCAAAAGCTTCCGAAAGGCCTCGGCTACTTTCTCATCTTTAAAAGTGCCTAACGATTGGGGCAACAAAACGATTTTTTTACCTTGTTTCTTCCAACGAGCGCAGTCATTTGCCATATGCTCTATCTTGCGGGGTCCCCATTGGTCACCGTAAGCAAACCCTGAAGCATCTATCACCGCATCAATTTCATCTTCCACTATTAATCCGTACTTCTTACGCAACTTCGCCGGAAATGTGGTGGTTAGCAACTGGTTAGTTGGATTAGCTAAACTCTCAAACCAAAAGCTCTGATACAGCCCTAATGACGCTCTTTTCTTGTACTCTGCTACCTTGGGCAGTAGTGTTATATCGTCTTTACCCTGCAAGCGATCAATAATTGCGTGTAGCATAAGACCGTCTCCCTTGTTTGTATAGTTTCCGATTTTAAGATGGATCATTATCGTTTTTTTTAGTTAGCAACTATTTTTTTGAACCGACTTCCTATTCGGTACAACAAGGCTTCAGGGTGTAGTAGAAAGCTTCCTAAGTGTTTTTGAATTACGTGTACATTTGCTTTCCAGGTTTTAGCAGCAGCATTTGTTTTATTGGTAGTCATACGAATTTCTCCGTGTTCATGGTAGGCCACAGTAATATCTGGCATAAAGTGCACCTTATAGCCGTGTTTTACAACTACCGTGCGAAAAAACTCACTGTCAATTCCGCGAGGCATCTTAGTATCGAAGCCCCCTACTTTAATCATAGTCTCTCGCTTGGTCATTACGGTAGAGTTATGGATTACACCGTTTCCCTTCAGTAATGTTGAAGTAAGGTTTAGCGGCATTTCCGCCCGTTTAACTTCTTCGTTATTACTAGCATCAATTACCTTCACCCCACTGCACACAATGCCAAGCTTAGGGTCCAAACTACTTTCAAAGATTTCAATCTGTTTGGTAAGCTTATCGGTATCTATCCACTCATCATCGTCATCCATAAATGCCACAAACGTACCTTGGCATTGCTTCAGTGCTGTATTTCGCGCATAGGCATTTCCTTGGTTCTCTTCGTGCCGGAAATACTTCACTCTTGTATCTTTTTTAGAGTAGCTCTTTGCAACTTCAGCAGTATTGTCAGATGATGCATCATCTACCACGATAACTTCTATGTTTGGGTAGCTCTGAGTCAGTACAGAATCTAAGCACCGACCCAAGAACCCCGCTCGATTATACGTGGTAATGTTCACGCTTACTAGCGGCTCTGCATCAGTATGCAATGCCGAATTAGACGGCTCAATTTGTTGCTGTAAATGATTCATAAATCGTTTAGCTTCTTGGGAAGAAGAAATTGTTAAGGGAATATGAAATACGGATAGCATTAACGCCTCCCAAAAATTCAGAGGTACATTTATTGATCGTGCTCTTTTTATGATAGCGAACGGGCTTCTGGGGTAATGACGACTCAGGGTCGAGTATTTGAGATAGCGTGACCTAAACCTATCGGGGTAATAGAAGGCTAGCTGACAGATACCCCGGGCTACCCGCTTTGATTTATTCATCAACGAACGATATTTCCACCGAGCCGGATGTTTTAATGTCACTGAATCGGTATAAACTTGTTTTAAACCCGCTTGGTGTACTCGGTTCCCAAATTCATAATCTCCTCCAGATTCTAAGCGGGCATCGAAGTTGCCTACTACATTAATTGTTTCCTTTTTGATACTAAGGCAACAAGTAGGCACAAAATGATTGTGCTCTAAATCAACATCTACCTTAAATCCACCTAGCCGGTTGTACTTGGCAGCAAGTGTTTTTTTATCCGTAACAATTTCAACTTTACAGCCTACATAATCGGCATCTTGTTCCTGAAAAACATCGGCTACTTTCTGGAGATAATTTGAGGGTGCTACCATATCGGCATCTACAAAAAATAATAAGTTACCTTTCGCTTTTTTGATGGCTTTGTTGCGAGCTGCATATGAACCTTGTTGCTCATCTTCTACCACTAAACGTACTAAACTAGGAAAGCGAGTCGTGAAACTTTGAGCCAATTGCTGGGTATCATCCGTTGATCCGTTATCAGCAACAATGATTTCAAACGAGTCTGATATCTCTTGGGCTACCAAAGAGGCTAAGGTAGCTTCAAGTCCAACAGAATCATTGTATACTGGTATAATTACGGAAATCATCATGTATTAGGGTTACTATTACAAATGTACTAATTTTTTGCGTTATAATTATAAATAATCAATTAATAATTATAACTTTTTCTATTATTCTCTCTTTGATGTATCCATTCCATAAGAACCCGAAGAAAAATTATTTTTTGTCACTAACTATTTATAATTCGTATTGCATACTTTTATTTAAAAAAATACACAAATAGTTCAAATTTAATTTGCTAAGAAGCTTTCTTAAGGGCAATAGCTGGAATAAATGCGCTGGCAATTGCCAGTTATGAGATTGCCCTTCTTTGACTACTTCTAGGTAAGCTAAATAATGAGCTATTTTTAAATCTATGCTTTCACTAAGTGTGTGACAGTTACCTACGAAAAAGGATTCTTGATAGTGACGGTCGGCTTATTACCAGACAAGCGTTTCCGAGACTGTTGGGTGTAGTAACCATCGCTATTAGACAGATAACCATATCCGTACTCTGCGGAGAACTTCACATCGTTGAAGAGCAAATAGAGATTCTTGATCTTATTCTTAGCGTACAGATCGTTAATACCACCCAATATATTCTTATTGGTGTAGTTATAGCGAACTACGAATAGACTAATATCAAAGTGTTTGAGCATTACGAAGTAGTCGGCCACATATCCAATGGGCGGAGTTTCAATAATAACATAATCGTAGCGATCACGTAGCAGACGCATAAGCTCATCCATCCTAGCCGATTCAAATAGTGTGATAGGATCTTCTTGGGGAATCCCGGGAGCTATCACATCAAGCTTTCTAAATTCAGTTGGTTGGATAATATCATCTACTGCTACTGAGCCACTCAGATAATCAGAAATACCCGGCCCAGACAGATCAAAGAAATCCTGAATTCGGGGCTTGCGTAGATCACCACCGATAAGCAGGGTTCGCTTACCTGATTCAGCAAAAGCAGTACTCAAATTAGCTGAACAGAACGTTTTGCCTTCGCCACTGATAGAAGAAGTAACTCCAATTACTTTTTCATTACCTCCTTGGTGAAAGTACTGCAAGTTAATGCGGGCAAACTTAAACGATTCGGCAATGGCTGAGTTGGGTAAGGTACGGGCTACTAGTTTAGCATCCTTCGGTCCGTTGGCAATCATTCCTAGCAAAGGTACCTTCACTTGTTTCTCTAGTTCTTCCTTGTCGGTAATGTTATTATTCGATAAATCTTTTATTAAGACCAC
This region of Tunicatimonas pelagia genomic DNA includes:
- the clpB gene encoding ATP-dependent chaperone ClpB; this translates as MNLENYTIKSQEVIQKAATIANTNEQQAIEPGHILKAVLQADENMISFVLNKLSINRTQLDDGTATAIHSYPKVSGQQPYLSNDSAAALRKAESYLKDFQDEYIAVEHILLGLLAGREKVASLMKQVGFAEKELKAAIQELRGGDRVTDQNAEAKYKSLERYSKNLNQLAKAGKIDPVIGRDEEIRRVLQILARRTKNNPILLGEPGVGKTAIVEGLAQRIVDGDVPENLKTKTIVALDMGLLVAGAKYKGEFEERLKSVIKEVTDSDGQIILFIDEIHTLIGAGGGGEGAMDAANLLKPALARGELHAIGATTLKEYQKYIEKDKALERRFQTVMVNEPDTADAISILRGIKDRYELHHGVQVKDDAVIAAVELSNRYISDRFLPDKAIDLMDEAAARLRMEIDSLPEELDELNRKIMQLEIEREAIRREKDKEKEAQLNKDISELEDQRKGLKAKWENEKAVIKGIQEEKEKLDRYKVEAEQAERAGDYGQVAEIRYGKVGESEQKLAELQQKLADMQQGSSLLKEEVSAEDIAEVVAKWTGVPVAKMLQGEREKLLNLEDKLSQRVAGQQEAIEALSDAVRRSRAGLQDPKRPIGSFIFLGTTGVGKTELAKALAEFLFDDENNMVRIDMSEYQERHAVSRLIGAPPGYVGYDEGGQLTEAVRRKPYSVILLDEIEKAHPDVFNILLQVLDDGRLTDNKGRVANFKNTIIIMTTNIGSGLIQDRFQDINPFNEDEVLEETKKDVFELLKKSVRPEFLNRVDETIMFRPLSRKDMRKIVEIQFNLIKRRLEENGIKVEATDDVLSHLADIGFDPQFGARPLKRVLQREVLNKLSKEILADNISRDSVVGIELGEDQQVKFINLDEVKI
- a CDS encoding lipopolysaccharide biosynthesis protein; amino-acid sequence: MRLQNRIVSGLGWTSLASFGSQGLRLLFKLVLAKLLLPEDYGIIGMAAVFIGFIEVVSEMGMVSALIQRPKEKLYPQHYATAFWLNVAIALLGYVLIVLVVSPLAVWFYEEPILGEVMPLLALPFIFNTFYAIPKAKLSKSLKFKPQAIAEVMSVLVGGIVATILAFRGWGVWALAWNGVMVSLVAASIYWLYVRWLPQLAFSRQAFHELFGFGSKVMIERIFHFFTLNVDYLLIGKLIGGAALGAYTLGFVLTNTLVKQLTNVLNKVMFPAYSSIQKSKDAIAKYFLHTSKMSQLIVFPMMLGLVVLAKPIIQVGFGTQWMIAVTPLQILALATILNGLSANATVIMRSVGRSDLSMKLSISSTLLSTIPGVTVGALLFGINGAAAGILIDRVFRFFWYQRTVHRLIGVHYLALLKMAFRPFLACLLIGGLAKLLYHLHPVSAWPHLLIGGTFISTGYLWYLLSFERELLDKVLVVTKIQDKVVAPVIKYINS
- a CDS encoding fasciclin domain-containing protein, whose amino-acid sequence is MKTNAFIFFLAGLFMTTLTFAQDAGEKDIVALAMEQDNLSTLVEAVKAAELVETLQSAGPFTVFAPTNEAFAALPAGTLETLLKPENKDKLVSVLTYHVVSGEVASTDLSDGMVATTVEGSDAEVMLQGGEAMIEGAKVVAADVKASNGIVHIIDAVILPPSMMETAQGEDENEDND
- a CDS encoding glycosyltransferase family 2 protein, with amino-acid sequence MERKIFIVIPVYNNIEYTLRCLATLEKQEYANYQTIVVNDGSSDNTTEKVNAEYPNVVVLEGDGNLWWTGATNMGIEHALKQATESDFVLALNNDLEVKEDYLTELVQAYDQNKPCLIGSISVHLNNPEHVAFLGEKWNPYTAKGRPTISENRYNKVVQKYTYLPSDALPGRGMLIPVEVFNKIGLFDFDRFPQYLADYDFSRRAIYAGYKLQVATKAIVMSVVENTGVSYIMNPTWKTFLTSLKSIKSPNRLVTRYHYGMIHSPLRFGYVIIKTLRVTVSFLRAWVLKNTKFAVQH
- a CDS encoding glycosyltransferase family 2 protein translates to MLKDKMVTVCITTFNRKEMLNRAVESVLNQTYANLELIIVDDCSSDGTEDYVHHLLDQDRRIRYIRHEKNQGLAAARNTAIFNSQGTYFTFVDDDDSWKPNYLEEFVKLAGHYDENWCFCCGSITIDSLGQTVYANYQSLEGPLIDYVQQGYTPPVASQFYFTSTLQRYGGYNEQVKNGVDHDLWLTLAFQGINIKSSDEYLSLPSEAIDISRVKMTNSYQKRINGITNSLSLWKPQLVAHFGEGYYRKFYDAYLLREKKKFFRLYMLKLNFVKAASIYREVDVSAKEVVKSLAIALLYRFGIPIKREKYVTRGTSLAINLATVAV
- a CDS encoding polysaccharide pyruvyl transferase family protein, which translates into the protein MIHLKIGNYTNKGDGLMLHAIIDRLQGKDDITLLPKVAEYKKRASLGLYQSFWFESLANPTNQLLTTTFPAKLRKKYGLIVEDEIDAVIDASGFAYGDQWGPRKIEHMANDCARWKKQGKKIVLLPQSLGTFKDEKVAEAFRKLLDNVELVFARDKSSYEFATSLNHHVNKIKQAPDFTGALKGKVTDLYRPQPRQACIIPNHRMIDSTDDQIGPRYLPFLKECFDSFTELGMNPFVLVHERVDYPVAEELQKLVGKPIDIVYDNDPLVLRGVISQCHIVISSRFHGLISTLSQTVPCLGTRWSHKFERVMEEYKCQDFLVSPLDDPQKVRAKIVQLDAGESRQKAIDNIASTVAEHQRLNNAMWTEVEEILGLSNKK
- a CDS encoding glycosyltransferase, translated to MMISVIIPVYNDSVGLEATLASLVAQEISDSFEIIVADNGSTDDTQQLAQSFTTRFPSLVRLVVEDEQQGSYAARNKAIKKAKGNLLFFVDADMVAPSNYLQKVADVFQEQDADYVGCKVEIVTDKKTLAAKYNRLGGFKVDVDLEHNHFVPTCCLSIKKETINVVGNFDARLESGGDYEFGNRVHQAGLKQVYTDSVTLKHPARWKYRSLMNKSKRVARGICQLAFYYPDRFRSRYLKYSTLSRHYPRSPFAIIKRARSINVPLNFWEALMLSVFHIPLTISSSQEAKRFMNHLQQQIEPSNSALHTDAEPLVSVNITTYNRAGFLGRCLDSVLTQSYPNIEVIVVDDASSDNTAEVAKSYSKKDTRVKYFRHEENQGNAYARNTALKQCQGTFVAFMDDDDEWIDTDKLTKQIEIFESSLDPKLGIVCSGVKVIDASNNEEVKRAEMPLNLTSTLLKGNGVIHNSTVMTKRETMIKVGGFDTKMPRGIDSEFFRTVVVKHGYKVHFMPDITVAYHEHGEIRMTTNKTNAAAKTWKANVHVIQKHLGSFLLHPEALLYRIGSRFKKIVAN